One genomic segment of Thermovibrio guaymasensis includes these proteins:
- a CDS encoding cytochrome c3 family protein: protein MAPEVETNPGLVDLTTPEYAGKCGICHPGGGPMEKDRQDNFLYEKSLFELQSEFDAGKILGDYAVLDKSTGKFVPFEWTLEINKRKINNTAPPTCFYCHSRKALENGIDTAATGTYMYRKTLKGKLFNKKYFAAIDTAGGLLGSINKETGEIEYDLSLFDSDNNFIGSNIVGKSDNACGHCHGVFQFEDFDNDGKITPLDFVKAAKDQYKFKHPDGMKEALVWQFSEGSKNYDVHKLNGVGCVDCHSSVPHEYIGSGYFPSSNTLTPSHDFAKGNAGPAFGVMWSQLAGSLTCTKCHNAKTIHEGVFGPSSYTDVHLEKVACTTCHIAKKYFYRVKLVDWTLPLFVFDGTTNNKVVDLDKHGYLYGDPANGKSIDIALFPERDFKTGEVKWKYKPANAMGVLLFEDNSSGEFKPVFARYLKKAFKLDWNLPTKYLKVELDPSTGKPRRINGAIDPQTGKPIKILSMKAVKGGIIANDSDIISGKWVLWRAVPNYIDVNLNGQYDEGVDVQITDDTGLSGSPDGDPEINTKVEVEAAINTLKKIISSATGKSDVEVKVVATADAFGMSHNIKYASEALDCADCHGGSRDGVLTGPIFTQKTPLYFDLSEIEGQPYFDKKVDRAPTELEYANLVQEELVKAGYPSPESETTTTTETGQTTSQEGTTSETSGGGGGGGCSMAASGGSAGLLSFLIAVSPLALLRRKRS, encoded by the coding sequence TTGGCGCCAGAGGTAGAAACAAACCCCGGACTCGTTGACCTTACAACACCAGAGTACGCCGGAAAGTGCGGTATATGCCATCCAGGTGGCGGCCCTATGGAAAAGGATAGGCAGGATAACTTCCTGTACGAAAAAAGCCTATTTGAACTTCAGTCTGAGTTTGACGCAGGCAAAATCTTAGGGGACTACGCTGTTCTTGATAAATCAACCGGAAAGTTCGTTCCTTTTGAATGGACTTTAGAAATAAATAAGCGAAAAATTAACAATACAGCACCACCTACCTGTTTTTATTGCCACTCTAGGAAAGCTCTTGAAAATGGGATAGATACTGCAGCAACCGGAACTTACATGTACAGAAAAACCTTAAAAGGTAAACTATTTAATAAAAAATATTTCGCAGCAATTGACACAGCAGGTGGTTTACTTGGAAGCATTAACAAAGAAACTGGAGAAATAGAATACGATCTTTCACTTTTTGATTCGGACAATAACTTTATAGGTTCTAACATCGTAGGCAAGAGTGACAATGCCTGCGGTCACTGTCATGGCGTATTTCAGTTTGAAGACTTTGATAATGATGGAAAGATTACTCCCCTTGACTTCGTCAAAGCAGCAAAAGATCAATATAAGTTCAAGCATCCCGACGGAATGAAAGAAGCCCTTGTCTGGCAGTTTAGTGAAGGAAGTAAGAACTACGACGTTCACAAATTGAACGGAGTAGGGTGTGTAGACTGTCACTCCTCAGTTCCTCACGAGTACATTGGAAGTGGCTACTTCCCTTCATCAAACACCCTTACACCTTCCCACGACTTTGCAAAGGGAAATGCTGGTCCGGCCTTTGGAGTAATGTGGAGTCAGCTTGCAGGTAGTTTAACCTGTACAAAGTGCCACAATGCTAAGACAATTCACGAGGGAGTCTTTGGGCCTTCAAGCTATACAGACGTACACCTCGAAAAGGTTGCCTGCACAACGTGCCACATTGCTAAAAAGTACTTTTACAGGGTAAAACTCGTTGACTGGACACTTCCCCTATTCGTTTTCGATGGAACTACAAATAATAAAGTTGTAGACCTTGATAAGCACGGATACCTTTACGGAGACCCAGCTAACGGCAAATCCATAGATATTGCACTATTCCCAGAAAGGGACTTCAAAACTGGAGAAGTTAAATGGAAGTATAAGCCTGCAAACGCTATGGGTGTTCTACTTTTTGAAGACAATTCCTCAGGAGAGTTTAAACCTGTTTTTGCACGCTACCTTAAAAAGGCCTTTAAGCTTGATTGGAACTTACCAACCAAATACCTTAAAGTTGAACTTGACCCAAGCACTGGAAAACCAAGAAGAATCAATGGTGCAATTGATCCACAAACAGGAAAACCTATCAAGATTCTTAGTATGAAAGCAGTTAAAGGGGGAATTATAGCTAACGATTCAGACATCATTAGTGGGAAATGGGTACTGTGGAGAGCCGTACCTAACTACATTGACGTTAACCTTAACGGCCAGTACGATGAAGGAGTGGACGTTCAGATTACCGACGATACAGGACTTTCTGGATCTCCTGACGGTGACCCCGAAATCAACACGAAAGTAGAAGTTGAGGCTGCAATCAACACGCTGAAGAAGATCATTTCAAGTGCAACAGGAAAGAGTGACGTTGAAGTAAAGGTCGTAGCTACTGCCGATGCTTTCGGAATGAGTCACAACATCAAGTACGCATCTGAAGCCTTAGACTGCGCAGACTGTCACGGAGGCAGCAGGGACGGTGTTCTAACAGGTCCAATCTTTACACAGAAAACCCCACTCTACTTTGACCTGTCTGAAATTGAAGGTCAACCCTACTTTGATAAGAAAGTTGATAGAGCTCCAACAGAACTTGAGTACGCAAACCTCGTTCAGGAAGAGTTGGTTAAAGCCGGATACCCATCACCTGAAAGTGAAACAACAACAACAACAGAAACGGGCCAAACAACTTCCCAGGAGGGAACCACCTCTGAAACTTCAGGAGGAGGTGGTGGCGGCGGATGCTCAATGGCTGCATCTGGAGGAAGTGCCGGCCTACTATCGTTCCTCATAGCCGTCTCTCCTTTAGCACTCTTGAGGAGAAAAAGGTCTTAG
- a CDS encoding gamma carbonic anhydrase family protein, which yields MVKAFKNLEPKVGERVFIAENATVIGDVEIGDDSSIWFGAILRGDVNYIKVGKCTSIQDGSVVHVTRNTHPTVIGSYVTVGHSVKLHGCTVKDNCLIGIGAIILDGAVINENSIVAAGTLVPPGKEFPPGSLIMGFPAVVKRELTPEEIEGLKEHALRYVKYKDEYLSLGF from the coding sequence ATGGTTAAGGCTTTTAAGAACCTAGAGCCTAAGGTCGGAGAGAGGGTCTTTATAGCTGAGAACGCTACCGTAATTGGTGACGTTGAAATAGGAGACGATAGCTCAATCTGGTTTGGAGCTATTTTGAGGGGAGACGTTAACTACATAAAGGTGGGAAAGTGTACTTCCATTCAGGATGGAAGCGTTGTTCACGTTACCCGAAATACCCACCCAACAGTTATCGGTTCTTACGTTACCGTTGGCCATTCTGTTAAGCTCCACGGGTGTACAGTTAAGGATAACTGTTTAATAGGGATTGGAGCGATTATTCTTGATGGTGCCGTTATAAATGAGAACTCAATAGTTGCGGCTGGGACTTTGGTTCCTCCAGGTAAGGAGTTTCCTCCTGGGTCCCTCATTATGGGCTTTCCAGCGGTGGTTAAGAGGGAGTTAACTCCTGAGGAAATTGAAGGTCTAAAGGAACATGCTTTAAGGTACGTTAAGTATAAGGACGAGTACCTATCACTTGGATTTTAA
- the hrcA gene encoding heat-inducible transcriptional repressor HrcA, with protein sequence MKEKLSERERDILLKITELYIKEGEPVGSRTLQKTYGLPFSPATIRNVMADLEDKGYLYQPHTSAGRVPTDEGLKVYINSLFFALGSRDETLVGRLIDYLQSERVLDRDEILSRVLDFLQSLTGYVGFGINLVENLTVESITLVKVSSDRVLMVINFKPDYVLHKVIRASIPEGELQRLSRTLTQKFRGKSLNEVKKELVEEIDTLRREITEISFKLNTEILKSLNEVNHLEIHGTANLVDIVSDDVKKMKEILEILEEKTLFLEILKKFLGERRDISVILGSETNIEPFSTFSFVLGKYRVGFRNSGVVGIIGPKRMDYSQVIPIVENVARALSIILEKR encoded by the coding sequence TTGAAGGAGAAGTTATCAGAGAGGGAAAGGGATATACTGCTGAAAATTACTGAGCTTTACATAAAGGAAGGAGAGCCTGTTGGTTCAAGAACTCTTCAAAAGACTTACGGTCTGCCCTTTAGTCCAGCAACTATTCGGAACGTTATGGCAGACCTAGAGGATAAAGGTTACCTCTATCAGCCCCACACTTCAGCAGGTAGAGTTCCCACTGATGAAGGGTTAAAGGTTTACATAAACAGTCTTTTCTTTGCCCTTGGAAGTAGGGACGAAACTTTGGTTGGTAGGCTTATTGATTACTTACAGAGTGAAAGAGTTCTTGATAGGGATGAAATTCTTTCAAGGGTCCTTGACTTCCTTCAGTCCCTTACCGGCTACGTTGGTTTTGGAATTAACTTGGTTGAGAACTTAACAGTTGAGTCAATTACGCTGGTTAAAGTTTCTTCAGATAGGGTATTAATGGTTATCAACTTTAAGCCTGATTACGTTCTTCACAAAGTGATAAGGGCTTCAATTCCTGAGGGAGAACTTCAACGTTTAAGTCGGACCCTAACTCAGAAGTTTAGAGGTAAAAGCTTAAACGAGGTAAAGAAGGAGTTGGTTGAGGAGATTGATACCTTAAGGAGAGAGATTACGGAGATTTCATTTAAACTTAACACTGAGATCTTAAAGAGCTTAAATGAAGTTAATCACCTTGAGATCCATGGAACGGCAAACCTAGTTGATATAGTTTCAGATGACGTAAAGAAGATGAAAGAGATATTGGAGATCCTTGAGGAGAAAACCCTCTTCCTTGAGATTCTAAAGAAGTTTTTAGGTGAAAGAAGGGACATTTCTGTAATTCTTGGCTCTGAGACGAACATTGAGCCTTTTTCCACTTTTAGCTTCGTTTTAGGTAAGTACAGGGTGGGGTTTAGAAACAGCGGAGTTGTGGGGATAATAGGTCCTAAGAGGATGGACTACTCTCAGGTTATTCCTATAGTTGAGAACGTTGCAAGGGCTCTTTCAATAATCCTTGAAAAAAGGTAA
- a CDS encoding DUF309 domain-containing protein, translating to MDIFEIRNWFAHKLCDYLREKDEASLKELEEVINSVLSGSSLIPNINVNLKEEDSFTKEYIKRKVLSYKKFLERLPENVEPTQEDIRKTVETAKLLFEEGFYFEVHEILEEIWMGEFGKYRDFLQALIQIGVAYYHLENFNFRGFQLLLENALQLLDSYSEAVFGIDVNRLKEELKRAIETQEKVNL from the coding sequence ATGGACATATTTGAAATCAGGAACTGGTTTGCACACAAGCTCTGCGACTACTTAAGGGAAAAGGATGAAGCTAGTTTAAAGGAGCTGGAAGAGGTCATAAACTCCGTCCTCTCCGGCTCCTCTTTGATTCCCAACATTAACGTTAACCTAAAAGAGGAAGACTCCTTTACTAAAGAGTACATAAAGCGAAAAGTCCTCTCCTACAAGAAGTTCCTCGAAAGATTACCAGAAAACGTTGAGCCAACCCAAGAGGACATTAGGAAAACAGTAGAAACTGCAAAACTGCTCTTTGAAGAAGGCTTCTACTTTGAAGTTCACGAGATTTTAGAAGAAATCTGGATGGGGGAGTTTGGAAAGTACAGGGATTTCCTTCAGGCCCTTATACAGATAGGAGTTGCATACTACCACCTTGAAAACTTCAACTTTAGGGGATTCCAACTCCTCCTTGAAAACGCTCTTCAGCTTTTGGATAGCTACAGTGAAGCCGTTTTCGGTATAGACGTTAATAGACTTAAAGAAGAGCTTAAAAGGGCAATAGAAACTCAAGAAAAAGTTAACCTATAA
- the leuC gene encoding 3-isopropylmalate dehydratase large subunit, with protein MGMTITQKILAEHAGKEEVYPGELIMCKVDIALANDVTAPIAIKRVKELGVKDVWDRERIALVPDHFVPAKDIKAAEQVKMMREFAKEYKIKHFWPEGRVGIEHALLPEQGVVVPGDVVIGADSHTCTYGALGAFSTGVGSTDMAYAWLTGEVWFKVPEQMKFIYYGKRQRWVGGKDIILYVIGMIGVDGALYKTMEHTGEAIRELPMDDRFTICNMAIEAGAKNGIIEPDEKTLEYVKGRAKRPYKLYKSDPDAEYSEVYEIDVSKIEPQVAFPFLPSNTRPVTEATHVTIDQVVIGSCTNGRISDLRIAAQILKGKKVNPNVRCIVIPATQEIYRQALKEGLIDIFLEAECVVSTPTCGPCLGGHMGILAKGERAVATTNRNFVGRMGHPESEVYLASPAVAAASAVLGRIAHPDEVVGEGN; from the coding sequence ATGGGAATGACGATAACTCAGAAGATACTAGCTGAGCACGCAGGAAAGGAAGAGGTTTACCCCGGCGAGTTAATTATGTGTAAGGTAGACATCGCTCTTGCAAACGACGTTACAGCTCCAATCGCAATTAAAAGGGTTAAGGAACTCGGAGTTAAGGACGTTTGGGATAGGGAGAGAATAGCCCTCGTTCCAGACCACTTTGTACCTGCCAAGGACATAAAGGCCGCAGAGCAAGTTAAAATGATGAGGGAGTTTGCCAAAGAGTACAAAATTAAACACTTCTGGCCTGAGGGAAGGGTAGGTATTGAACACGCCCTCCTACCTGAACAGGGAGTTGTAGTTCCCGGAGACGTTGTAATCGGAGCCGACTCCCACACGTGCACCTACGGAGCTCTCGGAGCATTTTCAACAGGAGTTGGTTCAACAGATATGGCCTACGCATGGCTAACGGGAGAAGTTTGGTTTAAAGTTCCCGAGCAGATGAAGTTCATCTACTACGGAAAGCGTCAGAGGTGGGTAGGCGGAAAGGATATCATCCTCTACGTAATTGGAATGATAGGAGTTGATGGAGCTCTCTACAAAACTATGGAACACACAGGTGAAGCTATAAGGGAGCTCCCAATGGACGACCGCTTCACAATCTGCAACATGGCAATTGAAGCCGGAGCAAAGAACGGAATAATTGAACCGGACGAAAAAACTCTTGAGTACGTTAAAGGAAGAGCTAAGAGACCTTACAAACTCTACAAATCCGATCCAGATGCAGAGTACTCAGAGGTTTACGAGATAGACGTCTCAAAAATTGAACCTCAGGTTGCATTCCCATTCCTTCCATCAAACACAAGGCCTGTAACTGAAGCAACCCACGTAACCATTGATCAGGTTGTGATCGGTTCCTGTACAAACGGTAGGATTAGCGACCTAAGGATTGCAGCTCAAATCCTTAAGGGTAAAAAGGTCAACCCGAATGTAAGGTGTATAGTAATTCCTGCAACACAGGAAATCTACAGACAGGCTCTTAAGGAAGGATTGATTGACATATTCCTTGAAGCTGAGTGCGTAGTTTCAACACCAACCTGTGGACCGTGCCTTGGGGGCCACATGGGAATCCTCGCAAAGGGAGAAAGAGCAGTAGCAACTACAAACAGGAACTTTGTAGGAAGGATGGGACACCCAGAAAGCGAAGTATACCTTGCCTCACCGGCAGTTGCAGCAGCCTCAGCGGTACTTGGAAGGATTGCCCATCCTGATGAAGTTGTTGGAGAAGGAAATTAA
- the nadD gene encoding nicotinate-nucleotide adenylyltransferase: MRALFGGSFNPVHVGHLILARDVLEDFKLDEVIFVPANLQPLKGELSIPPEVRLEALKAAVSLEPRFRVWDYEIRKGGVSYTYQTLQAFWELYGEKPFFVMGVDSFNTLPLWKEPLRILELADLIVLSRPGFTPEVERVKEELGVNFTVGRFKRGKVKGELPQVSIYEGRLIEVSSTEVRKRLKSGLPISYLVPERVNEILRRWRDAT; encoded by the coding sequence TTGAGAGCTCTCTTTGGAGGAAGTTTCAATCCGGTTCACGTGGGCCACCTAATCTTGGCAAGGGACGTCCTTGAGGACTTTAAGCTTGATGAGGTCATCTTTGTTCCGGCCAACCTACAGCCTTTAAAGGGGGAACTCTCAATCCCTCCCGAAGTCCGCCTTGAAGCTTTAAAGGCTGCTGTCTCTTTAGAGCCCAGGTTTAGGGTTTGGGATTACGAGATTAGGAAGGGAGGAGTTTCATACACGTATCAAACCCTTCAGGCTTTCTGGGAACTTTACGGCGAAAAGCCCTTCTTCGTAATGGGAGTAGATTCCTTTAACACTCTTCCCCTCTGGAAAGAGCCCTTAAGGATCCTTGAGCTTGCCGATTTAATAGTTCTATCCCGTCCCGGGTTTACTCCGGAGGTTGAAAGGGTAAAGGAGGAACTTGGAGTTAACTTTACGGTAGGCCGTTTTAAAAGGGGTAAGGTAAAAGGGGAGCTCCCACAGGTTTCAATTTACGAGGGAAGGCTAATTGAGGTAAGTTCAACTGAGGTTAGGAAAAGGTTAAAATCGGGCTTACCAATTTCCTACTTAGTTCCTGAAAGGGTTAATGAAATACTCAGGAGGTGGAGAGATGCCACTTAA
- a CDS encoding phosphoglycerate kinase gives MFNKMTLRDIPPSDLKGKRVFVRVDFNVPIENGVILNDKRIREALPTVNYLMDHGARVVLCSHLDRPKGWDPKLSLKPVAERLSRLLEKEVKFIPDCVGEEVEWEVNNLKEGEVALLENVRFYPEETKNDPEFAEKLARLADIYVNDAFGTAHRKHASTYGIAKFVKVAVAGFLLEKEIKYLQKALDNPERPLVLIIGGSKVSGKLEVIENLLKIVDKMLIGGGMAYTFLKAAGYSVGKSLVEDELLDTARRIMEEADRKGVKFYVPVDSNNADEFSPTAHTKLTTYKEIPEDMMGLDIGPATVELFKEAMADAKTILWNGPMGVYEFEKFRVGTLEVAKAIADKTDALRIVGGGDSVAAIEELGLEHKFDHVSTGGGAFLQFLAGKELPGVMALNDKPSQ, from the coding sequence ATGTTTAACAAAATGACTTTAAGGGATATTCCTCCTTCCGACCTTAAGGGCAAAAGAGTTTTTGTTAGAGTTGACTTTAACGTTCCAATTGAGAACGGAGTGATTTTAAACGATAAGAGGATAAGGGAGGCCCTTCCAACTGTTAACTACTTGATGGATCACGGGGCAAGGGTGGTTTTATGTTCACACCTTGATAGGCCGAAGGGTTGGGATCCAAAGTTATCTTTAAAACCTGTTGCCGAGAGGCTGTCCCGCCTTCTTGAGAAAGAAGTGAAGTTCATTCCGGACTGTGTCGGCGAGGAAGTTGAGTGGGAGGTCAATAACCTTAAAGAAGGTGAGGTTGCCCTCCTTGAGAACGTAAGGTTTTACCCTGAGGAGACAAAGAATGATCCGGAGTTTGCTGAGAAGTTGGCAAGGCTTGCAGATATATACGTAAACGATGCCTTTGGAACTGCCCACAGGAAGCACGCTTCAACTTACGGAATCGCAAAGTTCGTTAAAGTTGCCGTTGCCGGTTTTCTCCTTGAGAAGGAGATTAAGTACCTCCAAAAGGCCCTTGACAACCCTGAAAGGCCTTTAGTCCTGATAATAGGAGGTTCAAAAGTTTCTGGTAAGTTGGAGGTGATAGAGAACCTCCTGAAGATAGTTGACAAGATGTTAATCGGCGGTGGGATGGCCTACACCTTTTTGAAGGCTGCCGGTTATAGCGTTGGAAAGTCTTTGGTTGAGGATGAGCTTTTGGATACTGCTAGGAGGATTATGGAGGAGGCTGATAGGAAAGGAGTTAAGTTCTACGTTCCCGTTGATAGTAATAACGCAGATGAGTTCTCTCCAACTGCCCATACAAAACTCACGACCTATAAGGAAATTCCAGAGGATATGATGGGCCTTGATATTGGACCTGCTACCGTGGAGCTCTTTAAGGAGGCAATGGCCGATGCTAAAACGATTCTCTGGAACGGCCCTATGGGAGTTTATGAATTTGAGAAGTTTAGGGTTGGAACTCTTGAAGTTGCAAAGGCTATTGCCGATAAAACAGATGCTTTAAGGATAGTTGGCGGTGGAGATAGCGTTGCTGCAATTGAGGAACTCGGCCTTGAGCATAAGTTTGACCACGTCTCAACTGGCGGTGGTGCATTTTTACAGTTCCTCGCAGGTAAGGAACTGCCGGGAGTAATGGCCCTTAACGATAAGCCCTCCCAGTAA
- a CDS encoding LysM peptidoglycan-binding domain-containing protein: MVKRALISFLLFTLPSYGAVYQIDVVKERELKLEKPRFFVYKVKRGDTLLKIMKKFKIPRGFLYEIVKVNKLKSPNLIYVGQKLKLPAEGELKKKEKTRKVHPSEKDFKFLKTIGTVVKDNGILFTDYGKVNLRKTPIIETNGKRFIVDLSGQIGSKMKRSLESAGFTVVGRKELEKLIDKVLSENFSSITKNGELILGEKDILIYKYDFMGYNKFTGQRTVINREADTPPALEKILNAYGIAVIQPPYRKLDTDEGNGKLKIVKGKGIEKINAVMKILTGKRGIEKEEGLFFPGLNLYVVYDFIDPEEKVKLELQGNKVVVLSGNFLQDIQNILTLVPFANKELNLILYEPPLSKGKRSTFRIEGLLVSTPKEDWFLIDSVDKPEEIPYLVSRGVNVIVY, from the coding sequence ATGGTTAAAAGGGCTCTCATAAGCTTTCTTCTGTTTACCCTTCCATCCTACGGTGCAGTCTACCAAATAGACGTAGTTAAAGAGAGGGAACTTAAACTAGAGAAGCCCCGTTTCTTCGTTTACAAAGTAAAAAGAGGTGATACCCTCCTCAAGATTATGAAAAAGTTTAAAATTCCTAGGGGCTTTCTATACGAGATAGTAAAGGTTAACAAGCTAAAAAGCCCTAACCTGATATACGTCGGTCAGAAGTTAAAACTCCCTGCTGAAGGGGAGCTCAAAAAGAAAGAGAAAACAAGGAAAGTTCACCCATCAGAGAAGGACTTTAAGTTCCTCAAGACTATTGGAACGGTAGTAAAGGATAACGGAATCCTATTTACAGACTACGGAAAGGTAAATTTGAGGAAAACTCCTATCATTGAGACTAACGGAAAGAGGTTTATTGTTGACCTATCAGGACAAATCGGCAGTAAAATGAAAAGAAGCCTTGAATCTGCAGGTTTCACAGTTGTAGGGAGGAAAGAACTTGAAAAACTTATAGATAAAGTCCTCTCTGAAAACTTCTCGTCCATAACAAAAAACGGAGAACTAATCCTGGGAGAGAAAGATATACTGATCTACAAGTACGACTTTATGGGCTACAACAAGTTTACCGGACAGAGAACCGTTATAAACAGGGAAGCCGACACCCCTCCGGCCTTAGAAAAAATCCTAAATGCCTACGGAATAGCCGTAATACAACCTCCCTACAGGAAGCTTGACACAGATGAGGGGAACGGAAAGCTAAAGATTGTAAAGGGAAAGGGAATAGAGAAAATAAACGCCGTAATGAAGATCTTAACTGGAAAAAGGGGAATTGAAAAGGAAGAAGGTCTCTTCTTTCCCGGTTTAAACCTCTACGTAGTCTACGACTTTATAGACCCTGAGGAAAAGGTAAAGTTGGAGCTCCAAGGAAACAAGGTTGTAGTTCTAAGCGGGAACTTTCTCCAAGATATTCAGAACATCTTAACGCTAGTTCCCTTTGCAAACAAAGAACTAAACCTTATCCTCTACGAACCTCCACTATCAAAGGGGAAAAGGTCAACCTTTAGAATAGAGGGTCTTTTAGTCTCAACTCCTAAGGAAGACTGGTTCTTAATAGACTCGGTAGATAAACCTGAAGAAATACCTTACCTGGTTTCAAGGGGAGTCAACGTTATAGTCTATTAA
- the trmFO gene encoding FADH(2)-oxidizing methylenetetrahydrofolate--tRNA-(uracil(54)-C(5))-methyltransferase TrmFO has translation MAEVINVIGGGLAGVEAAWKAAERGHKVRLFEMRPKKNTPAHKTDKLAELVCSNTLGGIDITTPRGLLKKEMELLGSLIIDAAKRTSVPAGGALAVDREKFADYITEKIENHPNIEVIREEVKEIPEEGITVVATGPLTSNEFSKYLREYLGQEELSFYDAISPIVYADTIDYSKCFWGSRWGKGGDDYLNCPMTEEEYDRFYRALMEAEKVPLKDFEKACYFEGCMPIEEMAERGKETLLFGPLRPVGLIDPRTGKQPYAVVQLRKENREGTLLNLVGFQTKLKYPEQKRVFRLIPGLENAEFARYGSIHRNTFIKSPVLLKRTLQLKKNPRVLFAGQITGVEGYPESAATGIIAGLNASRLLEGKEPVYPPETTMVGALLKYITSADPKHFQPMNANFGLLPPPERRIKGKLNRRKYLSERALRDMEKWLKGLS, from the coding sequence ATGGCAGAAGTTATTAACGTAATAGGCGGAGGACTTGCGGGAGTTGAAGCGGCGTGGAAGGCAGCGGAGAGAGGCCACAAAGTTAGACTCTTTGAAATGAGGCCTAAAAAGAACACCCCTGCACATAAAACAGATAAACTGGCAGAGCTAGTCTGTTCCAACACCCTCGGAGGAATTGATATAACAACTCCAAGGGGACTCCTTAAGAAGGAGATGGAGCTCCTAGGATCCCTCATTATTGATGCAGCTAAGAGAACCAGCGTTCCTGCAGGAGGAGCTCTAGCAGTTGATAGGGAAAAGTTTGCAGACTACATAACCGAGAAAATAGAGAACCACCCTAACATTGAGGTAATAAGGGAAGAGGTTAAAGAGATTCCAGAGGAAGGAATAACAGTGGTAGCTACAGGACCTCTAACCTCCAATGAATTCTCAAAATACCTAAGGGAGTACTTAGGTCAGGAGGAACTCTCCTTCTACGACGCAATCTCTCCGATAGTCTACGCAGATACCATAGACTACTCAAAGTGCTTCTGGGGCTCAAGGTGGGGTAAAGGAGGAGATGATTACCTTAACTGTCCCATGACAGAGGAAGAGTACGATAGGTTCTACAGAGCACTGATGGAAGCCGAAAAAGTTCCCCTGAAAGACTTTGAAAAGGCATGCTACTTTGAAGGGTGTATGCCTATAGAGGAGATGGCAGAGAGGGGAAAGGAAACCCTCCTCTTTGGCCCTTTAAGGCCTGTTGGACTAATTGACCCAAGAACAGGGAAACAGCCCTACGCAGTCGTCCAGCTGAGGAAAGAGAATAGAGAAGGAACTCTCCTAAACCTGGTAGGTTTTCAAACAAAACTAAAGTACCCGGAGCAGAAGAGGGTTTTCAGGTTAATTCCCGGACTTGAAAATGCAGAGTTTGCAAGGTACGGAAGCATTCACAGGAATACCTTTATAAAGTCTCCGGTTCTCCTAAAGAGGACCCTTCAGTTAAAGAAAAACCCAAGGGTCCTCTTTGCAGGTCAGATAACGGGAGTTGAGGGATACCCTGAATCAGCCGCAACGGGTATAATTGCAGGGCTAAACGCATCAAGGCTTTTAGAGGGAAAAGAACCGGTATACCCTCCTGAAACTACAATGGTTGGAGCTCTCCTTAAGTACATAACGAGCGCCGATCCAAAACACTTCCAACCTATGAACGCAAACTTCGGTCTCCTACCTCCACCGGAGAGGAGAATTAAAGGTAAACTTAACAGGAGAAAGTATTTATCTGAAAGAGCGTTGAGGGATATGGAGAAATGGTTAAAAGGGCTCTCATAA
- the rfaE2 gene encoding D-glycero-beta-D-manno-heptose 1-phosphate adenylyltransferase, with protein MVRVLRNLDQLKGLVEELRLKGKKIVFTNGCFDVLHAGHADYLERAKSFGDFLIVGMNSDSSIRKIKGEKRPIVPEDMRAKLLSSLKPVDLVFIFEEETPIEVIKAVRPDVLVKGADWPIEKIVGREFAGRVERIPFNYQISTTKIVERIVELYCSKTSGGTTA; from the coding sequence TTGGTTAGGGTTTTAAGAAATTTAGACCAGCTTAAAGGCCTTGTTGAGGAGCTCCGCTTAAAGGGTAAGAAGATAGTCTTTACAAACGGCTGTTTTGACGTACTTCACGCAGGCCATGCAGACTACCTTGAAAGGGCTAAGAGTTTTGGTGATTTCCTTATAGTTGGTATGAACAGCGATAGCTCAATCAGGAAAATTAAGGGGGAAAAGAGGCCTATAGTTCCTGAAGATATGAGGGCAAAGCTTCTATCATCCTTAAAGCCTGTTGACCTTGTCTTCATATTTGAAGAGGAAACCCCCATTGAAGTTATAAAGGCTGTAAGACCTGACGTTTTGGTTAAGGGAGCCGACTGGCCTATTGAGAAGATCGTAGGCAGGGAGTTTGCAGGGAGAGTTGAGAGGATTCCCTTTAACTACCAGATATCAACTACTAAGATAGTTGAAAGGATAGTTGAGCTTTACTGTTCCAAAACTTCCGGAGGAACGACTGCATAG